The following coding sequences are from one Fimbriiglobus ruber window:
- a CDS encoding cupin domain-containing protein gives MTTPANLFRDLPAHLPDEVVQTLTAAGAVRVERIISLGHTSPPGFWYDQPQHEWVTLLTGAATLRFEDEDQPVDLRPGDFLTIPARRRHRVEWTTPDEPTIWLAVHFGD, from the coding sequence ATGACCACACCCGCGAACCTCTTCCGCGACCTGCCCGCGCACCTCCCGGACGAGGTCGTGCAGACGCTCACGGCCGCCGGCGCGGTGCGTGTCGAGCGGATCATTTCGCTCGGCCACACCTCTCCGCCCGGTTTTTGGTACGATCAGCCGCAGCACGAATGGGTGACCCTGCTGACGGGGGCGGCGACGCTCCGGTTCGAGGACGAGGATCAGCCGGTCGACCTGCGGCCCGGCGACTTCCTCACCATCCCCGCCCGCCGCCGACACCGGGTCGAATGGACCACCCCGGACGAGCCGACGATCTGGCTGGCCGTACACTTCGGAGACTGA
- a CDS encoding PAS domain-containing protein, with the protein MDSPEASTLPALLEYLPEAVIAFDTRDQIVAWNRAAEALYRIPATDALGQSVLLFVPHKGLRQFTRASEAVRRSGSWSGELLATTAAGDSTFTVEARWAVAGPAGIVVAVHTDATEQRRLADLARRADRWAAVRRVCAATIDSLVAAPADEAVAGVRENLHRFVTGADPETRAGIYRGTGDWVLVGTDEPVVRELIRAVLDAAGYNVIAVADRFAAARAIADHRDQFRAAVLGFGDDTVAAAREIHRILPLLPVVAPGVDPVELDSHLGPLATALACPFDPLELIRAVAEAVAVARLVEAEWEAV; encoded by the coding sequence GTGGATTCGCCCGAAGCCTCGACGCTTCCCGCACTATTGGAATACCTCCCCGAAGCCGTGATCGCGTTCGACACCCGCGATCAGATCGTGGCGTGGAACCGGGCGGCGGAAGCCTTGTACCGCATCCCGGCTACCGACGCGCTCGGGCAGTCGGTCCTGTTGTTCGTACCGCACAAGGGGTTGAGACAATTCACCCGGGCGTCCGAGGCGGTCCGGCGGTCCGGCTCCTGGTCCGGCGAACTCCTGGCTACTACTGCCGCGGGCGATTCGACGTTTACCGTCGAGGCCCGGTGGGCCGTGGCGGGGCCAGCCGGCATCGTGGTCGCGGTCCACACGGACGCGACCGAGCAGCGCCGGCTCGCCGACCTTGCCCGGCGGGCCGACCGGTGGGCGGCCGTCCGCCGGGTCTGCGCGGCGACGATCGACAGCCTGGTCGCCGCGCCCGCGGACGAGGCGGTGGCGGGCGTGCGGGAGAACCTGCACAGGTTCGTCACCGGGGCGGACCCGGAGACGCGGGCCGGCATCTACCGCGGGACCGGCGACTGGGTGCTCGTCGGGACGGACGAGCCGGTCGTCCGGGAACTCATCCGGGCGGTCCTCGACGCCGCGGGGTACAACGTGATCGCGGTCGCCGACCGGTTCGCCGCGGCCCGCGCCATCGCCGACCACCGGGACCAGTTCCGGGCGGCCGTCCTCGGGTTCGGGGACGACACCGTCGCCGCCGCCCGCGAGATCCACCGCATTCTCCCGCTCCTGCCGGTGGTTGCCCCCGGGGTCGACCCGGTGGAGCTGGATTCGCACCTCGGCCCGCTGGCGACGGCCCTGGCGTGCCCGTTCGACCCCCTGGAGCTGATCCGGGCGGTCGCCGAGGCCGTGGCGGTGGCCCGGTTGGTGGAAGCCGAGTGGGAAGCCGTCTGA
- a CDS encoding BON domain-containing protein, which yields MNVSAVLDMPTPEATLSASAMPELRRLIVEATDHEVILSGRVSSYYHKQMAQEAVRHVAGRRRIVNRVAVHR from the coding sequence ATGAACGTATCTGCCGTACTCGATATGCCAACCCCCGAAGCCACGCTCTCCGCCAGCGCGATGCCGGAACTCCGGCGGCTGATCGTGGAAGCGACCGACCACGAGGTGATCCTCAGCGGCCGCGTGTCCTCGTATTACCACAAGCAAATGGCCCAAGAAGCCGTGCGACATGTAGCCGGGCGGCGGAGAATTGTCAACCGCGTCGCCGTCCACCGCTAA
- a CDS encoding alpha/beta hydrolase codes for MCLFLALILALLAAPLPATEMKVHRDLAYAEPKSEKQAVDVYAPVGGKNHPVVVWIHGGGWQYGDKKEVDVKPQAFVDKGYVFVSVNYRLYPDVTVGQMAGDVAKAIRWVHDHAGNYGGDPDALIVTGHSAGAQLAALVCTDARYLKAEKLSLSNIKGCIPVDGDTYDVPLQIKTVEQRRADSYRKKFGDADSQTATALSPITHVAKGKHIPPFLILHVADHPEVKAQSQRLAHALQEAGVPAKAYPAVGKVHVTINSDLGTPDDKPTREMFEFISGVLKK; via the coding sequence ATGTGCCTCTTCCTCGCATTGATTCTCGCGCTCCTCGCCGCCCCACTCCCCGCCACCGAAATGAAGGTCCACCGCGACCTCGCCTACGCCGAGCCGAAGAGCGAGAAACAAGCGGTCGACGTGTACGCCCCCGTCGGGGGGAAGAATCACCCGGTCGTCGTCTGGATACACGGCGGCGGCTGGCAGTACGGCGACAAGAAGGAAGTGGACGTCAAGCCGCAAGCGTTCGTGGATAAAGGGTACGTGTTCGTCTCGGTCAACTACCGACTCTACCCCGACGTGACGGTCGGGCAGATGGCCGGCGACGTGGCCAAGGCGATCCGGTGGGTCCACGACCACGCCGGGAACTACGGCGGCGACCCCGACGCCCTCATCGTCACCGGCCACTCCGCCGGGGCACAACTCGCGGCCCTGGTCTGCACGGACGCCCGTTACCTGAAGGCCGAGAAGCTTTCCCTGTCCAACATCAAGGGCTGCATTCCGGTCGACGGCGACACCTACGACGTGCCGCTCCAGATCAAAACCGTGGAACAGCGGCGGGCCGACTCCTACCGCAAGAAGTTCGGCGACGCGGACAGCCAGACGGCGACGGCGCTCTCGCCGATCACCCACGTCGCCAAGGGGAAGCACATTCCGCCATTCCTCATCCTTCACGTCGCCGACCACCCCGAAGTGAAGGCCCAGTCGCAGCGCCTCGCCCACGCGCTGCAGGAAGCCGGCGTGCCGGCCAAGGCGTACCCCGCCGTGGGCAAGGTTCACGTGACGATCAACTCCGACCTGGGCACGCCGGACGACAAGCCGACCCGGGAAATGTTCGAGTTTATCAGCGGCGTGCTGAAGAAGTAA
- a CDS encoding peroxiredoxin, with translation MAVHVQKEAPDFTATAVVNEEFKTIKLSDYRGKYVVFFFYPLDFTFVCPTEIIAFSDRVEEFHKRGAEVIGVSVDSEFSHLAWIKTPRADGGLGKLKYPLVADLTKKISTDYGVLLEGGVALRGLFLIDTKGVVRHVTINDLPLGRSVDEAIRVLDALQHFEKHGEVCPADWKPGALTIKPGVKESKEYFQKAGK, from the coding sequence ATGGCGGTCCACGTTCAAAAGGAAGCGCCGGATTTCACGGCCACTGCCGTGGTGAACGAAGAATTCAAGACGATCAAGCTCTCCGACTACCGCGGGAAGTACGTCGTCTTCTTTTTCTACCCGCTCGACTTCACGTTCGTCTGCCCGACCGAGATCATCGCTTTCAGCGACCGCGTTGAAGAATTCCACAAGCGCGGTGCGGAAGTGATCGGGGTCTCGGTCGACAGCGAGTTCAGCCACCTCGCGTGGATCAAGACCCCGCGGGCCGACGGCGGGCTCGGCAAGCTGAAGTACCCGCTCGTCGCCGACCTGACCAAGAAGATCAGCACCGATTACGGCGTCCTGCTCGAAGGCGGCGTCGCCCTCCGCGGGCTGTTCCTGATCGACACCAAGGGCGTCGTCCGGCACGTCACGATCAACGACCTGCCGCTCGGCCGGAGCGTTGACGAGGCGATCCGCGTGCTCGACGCGCTGCAGCACTTCGAGAAGCACGGCGAGGTCTGCCCGGCCGACTGGAAGCCGGGCGCGCTGACCATCAAGCCGGGCGTCAAGGAGTCGAAGGAATACTTCCAGAAGGCCGGGAAGTAG
- a CDS encoding cellulase family glycosylhydrolase translates to MFHSLPALIAGVIILLVPLPTRAGEMPWIVVSKDRKGFTREPSGKAFVAWGFNYDRDHTGRLIEDYWEAEWPKVERDFRTMRTLGANVVRVHLQVGKFMTSLDAPNEKSLARLSKLLALAEAEGLYLDLTGLGCYHKQDVPAWYDQLDERGRWDVQARFWRAVAGRCKDSPAVFCYDLMNEPVVPGGKRKDGDWLGPAFGGKHYVQVITLDQKDRPRPDIARAWVRHLTAAIREQDKRHLVTVGLVDWSLDRPGLTSGFVPAKLIDDLDFVCVHLYPEKGKVGEALKTLEGFSLGKPVVIEETFPLKCSMTEFAEFVEGSKKFASGWIGFYWGKPPEELRRSKDFGDALVFAWLEFFQKQSGAIKN, encoded by the coding sequence ATGTTCCACTCCCTCCCAGCGCTGATCGCCGGCGTGATCATCCTCCTCGTTCCGCTCCCAACCCGAGCCGGTGAGATGCCGTGGATCGTGGTGTCGAAAGACAGGAAGGGGTTCACCCGGGAGCCGTCGGGGAAGGCGTTCGTGGCGTGGGGATTCAACTACGACCGCGACCACACAGGCAGGTTGATCGAGGACTATTGGGAAGCCGAGTGGCCGAAGGTGGAGCGGGACTTCCGAACGATGCGGACGCTGGGGGCGAACGTTGTCCGCGTCCACCTGCAAGTCGGCAAGTTCATGACCAGCCTGGACGCCCCGAACGAAAAATCCCTAGCCCGGCTGTCGAAACTCCTCGCCTTGGCGGAAGCGGAGGGTCTGTACCTCGACCTCACGGGACTCGGCTGTTACCACAAGCAGGACGTGCCGGCGTGGTACGACCAGTTGGACGAGCGGGGCCGGTGGGACGTGCAGGCCCGGTTCTGGCGGGCGGTGGCGGGCCGGTGCAAGGACAGCCCGGCGGTGTTTTGCTACGACCTGATGAACGAACCCGTCGTCCCCGGCGGTAAACGAAAAGACGGCGACTGGTTGGGGCCGGCGTTCGGCGGCAAGCACTACGTCCAGGTCATCACCCTCGACCAGAAAGACCGTCCCCGCCCGGATATCGCCCGCGCGTGGGTCCGCCACCTGACCGCCGCCATCCGCGAACAAGACAAACGGCACCTGGTCACGGTCGGCCTGGTGGATTGGAGCCTCGACCGACCCGGCCTGACGTCGGGCTTCGTGCCGGCGAAACTGATCGACGACCTCGATTTCGTCTGCGTCCACCTGTACCCGGAAAAGGGGAAAGTGGGCGAGGCGTTGAAGACACTCGAAGGGTTCTCCCTCGGCAAGCCCGTGGTGATCGAAGAGACGTTCCCGCTCAAGTGTTCGATGACCGAGTTCGCCGAATTTGTCGAAGGTTCAAAAAAGTTCGCCAGCGGCTGGATCGGCTTCTATTGGGGAAAACCGCCCGAGGAACTTCGGCGGTCCAAAGATTTCGGCGATGCGCTGGTGTTCGCGTGGCTGGAGTTTTTCCAAAAGCAGTCCGGAGCGATCAAGAATTAA